The DNA segment CGATACTGTTAATGCTGGCGATACCCTTGAGTGCCATAGGCATTATGCCGGGCTTTTGGGCCTTGAATATGATTACTGACAGACCCATCGGTGGCCATCCGAACCCGGTCTTCTTTACGGCCACAGCCATGATTGGCATGATCGCTTTGGCTGGAATCGTGATTCGCAATTCGATTGTACTAATCGACTTTATTCAAATGGCAGTCGGCGAGGGTATGAGCTTACAGGAATCCATCATAGGATCCGTGGCGATTCGAACACGCCCCATCCTGCTGACTGCAGGGACTACCTTGCTGGCCAATTGGGTCATCACGCTGGACCCGGTATTCTCGGGATTGGCTTGGGCGATCATCTTTGGTATTTTTGCTTCGACCTTGTTCACCATGATCGTTATTCCAACAGTCTACTGGCTGTTGTATCGAGAATCTTCTGCTAGCCAAGCTCAGTAGCGTTCGGGCACCATTGCCAGCCAGTTCGACCAGGACATTCCAAATTCACTGCAAGTCTTGTAGTGTATATTTGGCTGTCAAAGGGTCGACTACCTGAGCCTAACTCAGGCTATAAGACTCCGTACTGTGGTGCATCGCAGCCGCTGCAAGTGATTCCAACTGGTTAGGATGATCCAAGAAAACCGCGCGTGCGCTTATGACTGACTTGCACCTGCCCGCCAGCAATAGCGGTAATGCACTGTGGTAGCAGTTGACATTCGAGCTGGAACACGCGGGCGGCTAGAGCTTCGGGTGTATCGTCGTCCAGCACGGGACAAGTGCGCTGGGCGATGATGGGTCCGTGGTCGTACTCGTTGTCGACGAAGTGTACGGTGCAGCCGCTGACTTTGGCACCAAATTCCAGTACCGCTTGATGCACACGCAGCCCATAAAAGCCATGGCCACAAAACGCGGGAATCAGCGAAGGGTGGATGTTGACGACGCGCTTCTCGAAGTCGCTGGGGATCAGCAGGTGCTCTAAGTAACCGCCCATGACAACTAATTGTACGTCATGCTGACGGCAATGAGCAAACACGGCGGCACTGTGCTGGTCGGAGTTCGCAAAATCGCGGCGGCGGATGACGGCGGTGGGAATGGCCTGCTCAGTCGCAAACTGCAATCCTGCGGCGCGTGGGTTACTGCTGATGACGGTGGCAAATTGCACGGGCAATTGACCGCGCTTGTGCCAGTCAAGCAGATTCTTGAGAGTGGTTCCGCCACCGGAAATCAACACCGCGATGCGAAGTGGCGTCATGTTACGTCTTTGCTACCTGAATGCCGATAGTCACGTCTTGCCCGGCAATTTGATGTTTTTGTGAGGGCACGTCGTCTGGGACAGGTCTTAGATGCAATACAACCGTCAACGTCTCAGAAATGATGTACGACCGATTCTGCTCGACCGCCGTGCTCAAACCACCTTGCTCAAAATCCAAGCACAGCTCGATACGCGCGTCGCGCTGTAGGTTGAGCGACTTGCGAAAATCTTGAATCAGTCGCACCAGATCTCGAGCATTACCTTCGGCGATCAGCTCTGGAGTCAATTCAGTCGACAACACGACGACGCTCTGGCGCCCCTGAGCTGCCGTCCAGCCGCTCTTGGCCTGCAAGCGAACCTGCACATCTTGATCGTCCAGTTGTATTTGTTGTCCTTGAATTTCAAAACGAATGCAGTTCTGCTGATTCATCTCGGTCAACAGGGCTGCACCATCGGCCTGCTCCAAATGTTTCTTCACCAGCGGCATCAACTTGCCGACCTTGGGGCCGAGCAGTTTGAAATTCGGCACAATTTTGTATTCGATGTATTGGCTGTTGCCAGTGTTGTAGTGGATATGCTTGACGTTCAGCTCGGCCTTGACAATCTCGTCGTGTTCGTCCAGCCAGTTCGTGTGCTGGTCGCTGGTCAGGCTGACTTGCACGCTGGCCAGTGGCTGGCGGACTTTTAACTTGGCGTCCATGCGGGCGCTGCGGCCCAGCGAAGCGATCTCGCGCAGCAGCGACATCCGCTGGGCTAGTAATTCGTCCTGGTGATCGACATTGGCATTTGGAAAATCGCACAAGTGGACGCTTTCGCGCACGCGGCCTAGCACAGGCAACGTCAGCGATTGCCAGATGGCCTCAGCGAGAAACGGAACAAATGGTGCGATTAGCTTAGACAGCTCGACCAGCACTTCATACAGCGTCCAATAGGCGTCAGACTTGTCGACCGATTGCCCGGCGAGCGACTCGCCCCAGAAGCGATCTCGACAACGACGCAAGTACCAATTACTCAGCCCGTCTACAAAAGCGTTGATCCGCTGACAAGCGGTGTAGCTGTCGTAACCATCCATGCGCTGGATGACTTCGGCCACGGTGCTGGACAATTCGCTCATAATCCAGCGATCCAGTTCACCGCGCTGGGCGATGGGACGATAACTGGCGGCACCGGCCAGCTCAGCAGCGGTCAGTTGATCCAAGCTGTCGGTGATCTCGGCGGGCCCGGCGAATTTGTCCAATTGTGCGTACATCGTAAAGAAGCTCAGCACATTCCAAATACGGAGCATGAATTCTGGTATGCTGTCTCGAATGGCTCGCTCGCTGTAGATGATGGAACTCCACGGCGGCTGGTTGGCATAAAAATACCAGCGTAGCGCATCGGCACCGTAGGTATCAAATATCTCTTGAGGGCTGCGATAATTGCGCAATTGCTTGGACATCTTGCCGACGCGCAGCGCGTAATTACCATCGCCGAAAGCCTGTCGAGCATCCTCTTCCGTCAGGCAGGCAGCCCCATCAGCGGTTTTGCGTCCATCTTTGCTTTCGTACCACTCGGCCAGCATTAGCCCCAGCACGATACAATTTCTGAACGGATGGGGAAACGGCTGCTGACCGGCACCTGTGGGTTTGCCGCTTGGATCGCCGAACAGCATGGTGCTGATAGCCAGTTGACTGTAGAACCAGCCTCGAGTCTGATCGATGGCTTCGCTGATGAAATCCGCTGGAAAAGCGGCCTCAAATTGCCTCTGCCCCTGATGTGGATAACCCCACTGCGCAAACGGCATCGCCCCGGAATCGTACCAGCAGTCGATGACTTCCGGCACGCGCCGCATTGTGGATCCAGGAGCGAACGGCGAATCATAGGTCACGGCATCGATGTAGGGCTTATGCACCTTCAAATCTTCCACCAACTCCGGATCGGCTTGCTTGGCGCGCTGCCAGACCTCCATGCCAGCGGCCCCGGGCTTGGCAATCAGTTCGGCGTAGCTGCTGATCGCCTCGCGGTGGCCGGTCTGTTCACACTGCCAGATCGGAAGAGGCGTACCCCAATAGCGCTCACGCGACAGCGCCCAATCCACGTTGCTTTGCAGAAAGTTGCCGAAGCGACCATCGCGAATGTTTTCGGGTAGCCAACCGATCTGCGAGTTGTTGGCCAGCATGGCGTCGCGAAACTGAGTTGTACGAATGAACCAGCTCTCGCGCGGATATTGAATCAGCGGGTCTTGTTCTGCTCGCCAACAAAACGGATAGTCGTGCAGGTATTGATCTAAAAACAGCAGCCTGCCATCTTCCTTGAGCTGCCGCGTAATGGCCTTGTCGGCGTCCTTAACCCACACACCCTTTTGCGGCGGATAATCGTCGGTGAACTTTCCGTCGGGGCCTACAGCGCACAGTAGTGACGGCTTGGGGCTGTCGGCTGCGTAACGCGCTTGTTCGGCCACTAGTAATTCATAGTCCACCTCGCCAAAAGCCGGAGCGATATGCACCAGACCGGTGCCGCTATCGAGTGTCACGAAGTCCGCCGCCACCACATGCCAGTGCAGATAGGAACGCTGGCCGCCAATCAATGTTCCCTGAGCGTCTGCCAGGGTGCGATAGTAATTGTCGCTTGGCGGCACATAGCGCTGGCCCACCAGATCGCGGCCTTGGACGATTCGCTGCACCGACCACTGCCGCTTGGTCTTGTCAGCGATGGCGGCTTGCAGTTCCGCGGCCACGATCAATTGCTCACCACTTTGCTGGTCGCGACAGACCGCGTAGTCGATATCTGCACGGACGGCGGCAAATGTGTTGCTGGGCAGCGTCCAAGGTGTCGT comes from the Pirellulaceae bacterium genome and includes:
- the ileS gene encoding isoleucine--tRNA ligase produces the protein MFKAVSTQVRFSQQEEEILDFWKSHSIYAKSLQQRSQAPPFVFYEGPPTANGMPHPGHCLTRAIKDLFPRYKTMRGYRCERKAGWDTHGLPVEVEVCKQLNIHGKDEIEAYGIEPFIHKCQQSVWRYMQQWERLTERIGFWIDLNQAYVTYHQSFVESVWWSLKNLYDRGLLYRGHKIVWWWAQGGTALSSGEVGQGYRQVADPSVYVKFPLVDQPDTSLVVWTTTPWTLPSNTFAAVRADIDYAVCRDQQSGEQLIVAAELQAAIADKTKRQWSVQRIVQGRDLVGQRYVPPSDNYYRTLADAQGTLIGGQRSYLHWHVVAADFVTLDSGTGLVHIAPAFGEVDYELLVAEQARYAADSPKPSLLCAVGPDGKFTDDYPPQKGVWVKDADKAITRQLKEDGRLLFLDQYLHDYPFCWRAEQDPLIQYPRESWFIRTTQFRDAMLANNSQIGWLPENIRDGRFGNFLQSNVDWALSRERYWGTPLPIWQCEQTGHREAISSYAELIAKPGAAGMEVWQRAKQADPELVEDLKVHKPYIDAVTYDSPFAPGSTMRRVPEVIDCWYDSGAMPFAQWGYPHQGQRQFEAAFPADFISEAIDQTRGWFYSQLAISTMLFGDPSGKPTGAGQQPFPHPFRNCIVLGLMLAEWYESKDGRKTADGAACLTEEDARQAFGDGNYALRVGKMSKQLRNYRSPQEIFDTYGADALRWYFYANQPPWSSIIYSERAIRDSIPEFMLRIWNVLSFFTMYAQLDKFAGPAEITDSLDQLTAAELAGAASYRPIAQRGELDRWIMSELSSTVAEVIQRMDGYDSYTACQRINAFVDGLSNWYLRRCRDRFWGESLAGQSVDKSDAYWTLYEVLVELSKLIAPFVPFLAEAIWQSLTLPVLGRVRESVHLCDFPNANVDHQDELLAQRMSLLREIASLGRSARMDAKLKVRQPLASVQVSLTSDQHTNWLDEHDEIVKAELNVKHIHYNTGNSQYIEYKIVPNFKLLGPKVGKLMPLVKKHLEQADGAALLTEMNQQNCIRFEIQGQQIQLDDQDVQVRLQAKSGWTAAQGRQSVVVLSTELTPELIAEGNARDLVRLIQDFRKSLNLQRDARIELCLDFEQGGLSTAVEQNRSYIISETLTVVLHLRPVPDDVPSQKHQIAGQDVTIGIQVAKT
- a CDS encoding phosphoribosylglycinamide formyltransferase, which gives rise to MTPLRIAVLISGGGTTLKNLLDWHKRGQLPVQFATVISSNPRAAGLQFATEQAIPTAVIRRRDFANSDQHSAAVFAHCRQHDVQLVVMGGYLEHLLIPSDFEKRVVNIHPSLIPAFCGHGFYGLRVHQAVLEFGAKVSGCTVHFVDNEYDHGPIIAQRTCPVLDDDTPEALAARVFQLECQLLPQCITAIAGGQVQVSHKRTRGFLGSS